The window AAGATCTACGCAGGTGGTCTTGGCATCCTAGCAGGTGACTATCTTAAAGCTGCTAAGGACTTAGGATATCCTGTTGTTGGTGTGGGTATTTTGTGGAAACAAGGATATAACAAGCAGATTGTGACAGAAGAGTATGGGGTTATTGATGCATTTCCTATCTATCGCTATGACTTTCTCAAAGACACAGGTGTTAAGGTAAAAGTCAGAATCAGAAACAGAGATGTATATTGCAAGGTTTGGAAGGTAGACAACTTCAACAATGCAGACCTTTATTTACTTGACACAGACCTTCCTGAAAATAGCGACAGGTGGATAACAGGTCAGCTCTATGGCTGGTTTGGTGAAGAAAGAGTTGCACAAGAGATGGTTTTGGGTGTTGGTGGAGTTAGGGCATTAAAAAAGCTTGGTATAGAAGTTGATGTCTATCATTTCAATGAAGGACATGCAGTGTTTGCAGGACTTGAGCTTGTAAGAGAGTACATGGAAGAAAAAGGTCTTTCATTTGAAGATGCTTTAAAAGAGGCAAAAAAGAAGATTGTATTTACAACACATACACCTGTTGAGGCAGGCAATGAAACTCATCCCTTAAGACTTCTTATGTACATGGGTGCTAATTTGAACTTGACAGAAGAGCAGCTTGTATATATTGGCGGAAGCCCATTTAATATGACAGTTGCGGCCCTTAGGCTTGCCAGAATTTCCAATGCTGTGTCTGACCTTCACAGAATTACTGCAAATGCTATGTGGGCAGGTGTTGATAGAAGAAGTGAGATTATAGGAATTACGAATGGTGTTCATGTTGGCACATGGGCAGATAAAAGAATACTTTCAGTAAAAGACAATCCTCAAAAGCTTTGGGAAACACACTGCACTTTGAAGAAAGAGCTTTTGGACTTTGTTGAAAAAAGAACTGGTATTAGGCTAAGAGAAGATGTTTTGACAATAGGGTTTGCAAGAAGAGCAGCGCCTTACAAAAGAAGCGATTTGATATTCAGAGACAAAGAAGCAGCTGATAAGATGTTCAAAAATGACATTCAAATAATCTTTGCCGGCAAAAGCCATCCACTTGATGATACAGGCAAAGAGATTGTCAATAACATCATTGCAATGACTAAAAAGTACCCAGGCAAAGTTGTGTTCTTAGAAGACTATGATATGGAAATTGGTAAGATGCTCACACGAGGTTGTGACGTTTGGCTTAACAACCCAAGAAGACCACTTGAAGCTTGTGGTACATCTGGCATGAAAGCTGCAATGAACGGCGTTTTGAATGTTTCAACACTTGATGGTTGGTGGCCAGAGGCTTGCCAACATGGGATCAACGGATGGCAGATTGGAGATGGATTTGAATCAAAAGACGAAAAGCAGCAGGATGCTCATGATCTAAAGAGCCTTGTCAATGTGATGCAGACAGAAGTCATACCCACATACTACAAAAACAGAGACAAATGGATTGAAATGATGCAAAATAGTATCAACTCAACAATTGACAAATTCTCGGCTGAGAGAATGTTAAAAGAGTACTATGAAAAGATGTATATTCCAAAAAACCTCAAGGACTGATAGGTGATGGCTACAATAAAAGAAATAGCAAAGGAAGCGAATGTCTCACCTTCTACTGTCTCAAGGGTTTTATCTGGCAGTAAAAAAATCAGTCCTGAGACCACAAAACGGGTTCTCGAGGCGATTAAAAAGCTTGGGTATGTTCCAAACGCTAATGCTAAAGGTCTTGTAAAAAAGAAGTCGTTTACAGTTGGGATATTTGTGCCGAGAGAACCCGAACATCCTTTTTTAAATTTCTTCTTTGACCAGATATTAACAAGTATTTGTGCTGTAATAAACAAGTTTGGGTACGACATTCTCTTTGCGTACACTCAGGAAGACAAAGAGGAAGACCTTTTAAAAAGGCTTGCGGAGAGCAAAAAGGTTGATGGGTTTATACTTCTTTCATCGCGTGAAGATGACTTTGCAATTGAGTATTTGAAAAAAATAGAGTTTCCTTTTGTAGTTGTTGGAAGACCGCAAAAGTATGAAAATTCAGTCAACTGGGTTGACAATGACAATGTTCAGGCAGGGTTTGATGCAGCAGAGTATTTGATAAAACTTGGTCATAAAAACATTGCTTTCATTGGTGGACCGAGCAATTTGATTGTTACCCAAGACAGGCTTGAGGGATATAAAAAGGCTTTAGAAAGGTATTCAATTCAGCTGAAAAATTCATATATTCGATTTACAAACTACTTCAAAAAAAGTTTGTATGAAATTGCAAAAGAACTTCTGACATCTGAGGATAGACCAACAGCAATTGTTTGCATGGATGATTTGATAGCAATTGAGGTTGTAAAAGCAACGAGAGAATTGGGAGTTGAGATAGGAAAAGAGGTTTCGGTAATTTCATTTAACAATTCTATTGTTACAGAAGTTTTAACTCCACCACTTACAACAATTGACATAAACATATCTAACATCGGCCATTCAGCAGCTGAGCTTTTGATGATGGATTTGACAGAACCAAGGAAGACATACAAAAGATTAATTGTACCTCATAAAATTGTTGAGAGAAAATCATGTACAAATATTTAATTTTTGTATTGTTTGCATTGACAAAAAGAAATGCCTTAGCAGCTTGACAAAAATTTAAATTTATATTGACTTTTTTTAGAATAGATTGTATATTAATATCGTCAAACGTTTGCACACAAATATCTAAAAATCCTAAGGGAGGTTGTTTTAGTTATGAAATCTTTTAAAAAGTTTATGGTAATTGGGCTTGTTTTAGTATTTGCTTTAGTTGCTTTATTACCTGTTAGCAGTGGGCTTGCGACATCTAAAAAGCAGCTTGTTGTATGGTCACATCTTACTCAAAATGAGGTAAAAGCTCTTCAACCAATTGCTGATGCATGGGGAAAGAAAAACGGCTATACTGTAAAAGTGATTACAGACCAAGGTTCATTCCAGAGCTTCCAGACAGCTGCAATGAGCGGAAAAGGTCCCGACATCATGTTTGGTATGCCACATGACAATTTGGGTACATTTTGGAAAGCAAGATTACTCGAACCAATTCCAGCAAATCTCATTGACAGAAAGAAATTTGTTTCAATGTCCTTAGATGCATGTTCATAAGACAGATGATGGCAAACCAACACCTTCATTTGTTGGTGTTCAGACAGCGTTCGTTTCAGCTAAATCCAAGAATAAAGATGTAGCAATGAAGCTTTTGAAGTATCTTGTTGAGGAGTCACAGATTAAGGTATTGTTCAAGGTTGGAAAAAGAATACCTGTTATGAACAGTGCACTTAGCAATCCTGAAGTAAAGGCAGACAAGATTATGAGCGCATTTGCAGAACAAGCAAAGATTGGAATTCCAATGCCAAATATTCCTGAAATGCAAGCTGTTTGGACACCTGCAGGAAATGCACTCTCACTTGTGACAACAGGCAAGGCAACACCAAAACAAGCTGCTGAAGCTATGGTAAAACAAATCAAGCAGGGTATTGCTCAGATGCAGTAAAATGTGTGCAGGGTATTGAAAATT is drawn from Caldicellulosiruptor naganoensis and contains these coding sequences:
- a CDS encoding LacI family DNA-binding transcriptional regulator encodes the protein MATIKEIAKEANVSPSTVSRVLSGSKKISPETTKRVLEAIKKLGYVPNANAKGLVKKKSFTVGIFVPREPEHPFLNFFFDQILTSICAVINKFGYDILFAYTQEDKEEDLLKRLAESKKVDGFILLSSREDDFAIEYLKKIEFPFVVVGRPQKYENSVNWVDNDNVQAGFDAAEYLIKLGHKNIAFIGGPSNLIVTQDRLEGYKKALERYSIQLKNSYIRFTNYFKKSLYEIAKELLTSEDRPTAIVCMDDLIAIEVVKATRELGVEIGKEVSVISFNNSIVTEVLTPPLTTIDINISNIGHSAAELLMMDLTEPRKTYKRLIVPHKIVERKSCTNI
- the glgP gene encoding alpha-glucan family phosphorylase, with product MKKLPTVAYFSMEFGLESNFKIYAGGLGILAGDYLKAAKDLGYPVVGVGILWKQGYNKQIVTEEYGVIDAFPIYRYDFLKDTGVKVKVRIRNRDVYCKVWKVDNFNNADLYLLDTDLPENSDRWITGQLYGWFGEERVAQEMVLGVGGVRALKKLGIEVDVYHFNEGHAVFAGLELVREYMEEKGLSFEDALKEAKKKIVFTTHTPVEAGNETHPLRLLMYMGANLNLTEEQLVYIGGSPFNMTVAALRLARISNAVSDLHRITANAMWAGVDRRSEIIGITNGVHVGTWADKRILSVKDNPQKLWETHCTLKKELLDFVEKRTGIRLREDVLTIGFARRAAPYKRSDLIFRDKEAADKMFKNDIQIIFAGKSHPLDDTGKEIVNNIIAMTKKYPGKVVFLEDYDMEIGKMLTRGCDVWLNNPRRPLEACGTSGMKAAMNGVLNVSTLDGWWPEACQHGINGWQIGDGFESKDEKQQDAHDLKSLVNVMQTEVIPTYYKNRDKWIEMMQNSINSTIDKFSAERMLKEYYEKMYIPKNLKD